A window of Taeniopygia guttata chromosome 14, bTaeGut7.mat, whole genome shotgun sequence contains these coding sequences:
- the SMURF1 gene encoding E3 ubiquitin-protein ligase SMURF1 isoform X1 — translation MSNPGTRRNGSSIKIRLTVLCAKNLAKKDFFRLPDPFAKIVVDGSGQCHSTDTVKNTLDPKWNQHYDLYVGKTDSITISVWNHKKIHKKQGAGFLGCVRLLSNAISRLKDTGYQRLDLCKLNPTDTDAVRGQIVVSLQTRDRIGTGGSVVDCRGLLENEGFPIFRTVYEDSGPGRPLSCFMEEPAPYTDTTGAAGGGGCRFLESPSQEQRLQAQRLRTPEVRAHVQTPQNRPHGHQSPELPEGYEQRTTVQGQVYFLHTQTGVSTWHDPRIPRDLNSVNCDELGPLPPGWEVRSTVSGRIYFVDHNNRTTQFTDPRLHHIMNHQCQLKEPTQQPLPAPNEGSLEEGEELPAQRYERDLVQKLKVLRHELSLQQPQAGHCRIEVSREEIFEESYRQIMKMRPKDLKKRLMVKFRGEEGLDYGGVAREWLYLLCHEMLNPYYGLFQYSTDNIYMLQINPDSSINPDHLSYFHFVGRIMGLAVFHGHYINGGFTVPFYKQLLGKPIQLSDLESVDPELHKSLVWILENDITPVLDHTFCVEHNAFGRILQHELKPNGRNIPVTEENKKEYVRLYVNWRFMRGIEAQFLALQKGFNELIPQHLLKPFDQKELELIIGGLDKIDLNDWKSNTRLKHCMADSNIVKWFWQAVETFDEERRARLLQFVTGSTRVPLQGFKALQGAAGPRLFTIHLIDANTDNLPKAHTCFNRIDIPPYESYEKLYEKLLTAVEETCGFAVE, via the exons ATACGTTGGGAAAACAGATTCCATAACCATCAGTGTATGGAACCATAAAAAAATCCATAAGAAACAGGGAGCTGGCTTCCTGGGGTGTGTCCGACTCCTCTCCAATGCCATCAGCAGGCTAAAAGATACTGGAT ACCAGCGTTTGGATCTATGCAAACTCAACCCCACAGACACCGATGCTGTCCGAGGCCAAATAGTGG tcAGTTTACAAACACGGGACAGAATAGGAACAGGAGGTTCTGTAGTAGACTGCAGAGGGCTTTTGGAGAATGAAGG TTTCCCCATTTTCAGAACGGTCTATGAAGATTccgggccggggcggccgcTGAGCTGCTTCATGGAGGAGCCGGCGCCGTACACGGACACGACGGGAgcagcgggaggaggcggcTGCCGCTTCCTGGAgtctcccagccaggagcagcggCTCCAGGCCCAGCGGCTCCGCACCCCCGAGGTCAGAGCTCACGTACAGACACCTCAGAACAGGCCCCACGGCCACCAGTCACCTGAGCTACCTGAAGGCTACG AGCAAAGAACAACGGTACAGGGACAGGTTTATTTTTTGCACACACAGACTGGAGTGAGCACGTGGCACGACCCAAGGATACCAAG AGACCTTAACAGTGTGAATTGTGATGAACTGGGACCTTTGCCTCCAGGTTGGGAAGTCAGAAGTACAGTTTCAGGAAGAATATATTTTGTAGATCATAACAACAGAACCACACAATTCACAGATCCACGACTACATCACATCATGAA ccATCAATGCCAGCTAAAAGAGCCCACCCAGCAACCTCTACCAGCTCCAAATGAGGGGTCATTGGAAGAGGGTGAGGAGTTGCCTGCACAGAGATATGAAAGAGATTTGGTACAAAAGTTGAAAGTTCTTAGACATGAGCTCTCTCTTCAGCAACCTCAGGCTGGTCACTGTCGCATTGAAGTATCCAGAGAGGAAATATTTGag GAATCCTATCGTCAGATAATGAAGATGAGGCCAAAGGACTTGAAAAAGAGGCTTATGGTGAAATTCCGAGGAGAGGAGGGCCTGGACTATGGAGGAGTAGCAAG agAGTGGTTGTATTTACTGTGCCATGAAATGTTGAATCCCTACTATGGACTCTTCCAGTACTCCACAGATAATATTTACATGCTGCAAATCAATCCAGACTCTTCTATCAATCCT gacCATTTGTCTTACTTCCATTTTGTTGGTCGGATAATGGGTTTGGCTGTGTTCCATGGACACTATATCAATGGGGGGTTCACAGTTCCCTTTTACAAACAGCTGCTGGGGAAGCCCATCCAGCTCTCCGATCTGGAATCTGTTGACCCAGAATTACACAAAAGTTTAGTCTGGATCTT AGAGAACGATATCACACCAGTCCTGGACCATACGTTCTGTGTGGAACACAACGCCTTTGGGAGGATTTTACAGCATGAACTCAAACCAAATGGCAGGAATATTCCAGTGACAGAAGAGAACAAGAAGGAATATGTCAG GTTGTATGTGAACTGGCGGTTCATGAGAGGAATAGAGGCACAGTTCCTGGCTCTGCAGAAAGGTTTTAATGAACTTATTCCTCAACATCTCCTTAAGCCTTTTGACCAGAAAGAACTTGAG CTGATCATAGGAGGCCTGGATAAGATAGACCTGAATGACTGGAAGTCCAACACACGCCTAAAGCACTGCATGGCTGACAGCAACATTGTCAAGTGGTTCTGGCAAGCAGTGGAAACGTTTGATGAAGAAAGAAGGGCAAGGCTGCTGCAGTTTGTGACGGGCTCGACGCGTGTCCCACTTCAAGGTTTCAAGGCTTTACAAG GCGCTGCAGGACCCAGACTGTTTACCATCCATTTAATAGATGCAAACACAGACAACCTTCCAAAAGCCCACACTTG CTTTAACCGGATCGACATTCCGCCTTATGAGTCATACGAGAAGCTTTATGAGAAGCTGTTGACAGCTGTAGAAGAGACGTGTGGGTTTGCTGTGGAATGA
- the SMURF1 gene encoding E3 ubiquitin-protein ligase SMURF1 isoform X3, which produces MSNPGTRRNGSSIKIRLTVLCAKNLAKKDFFRLPDPFAKIVVDGSGQCHSTDTVKNTLDPKWNQHYDLYVGKTDSITISVWNHKKIHKKQGAGFLGCVRLLSNAISRLKDTGYQRLDLCKLNPTDTDAVRGQIVVSLQTRDRIGTGGSVVDCRGLLENEGTVYEDSGPGRPLSCFMEEPAPYTDTTGAAGGGGCRFLESPSQEQRLQAQRLRTPEVRAHVQTPQNRPHGHQSPELPEGYEQRTTVQGQVYFLHTQTGVSTWHDPRIPRDLNSVNCDELGPLPPGWEVRSTVSGRIYFVDHNNRTTQFTDPRLHHIMNHQCQLKEPTQQPLPAPNEGSLEEGEELPAQRYERDLVQKLKVLRHELSLQQPQAGHCRIEVSREEIFEESYRQIMKMRPKDLKKRLMVKFRGEEGLDYGGVAREWLYLLCHEMLNPYYGLFQYSTDNIYMLQINPDSSINPDHLSYFHFVGRIMGLAVFHGHYINGGFTVPFYKQLLGKPIQLSDLESVDPELHKSLVWILENDITPVLDHTFCVEHNAFGRILQHELKPNGRNIPVTEENKKEYVRLYVNWRFMRGIEAQFLALQKGFNELIPQHLLKPFDQKELELIIGGLDKIDLNDWKSNTRLKHCMADSNIVKWFWQAVETFDEERRARLLQFVTGSTRVPLQGFKALQGAAGPRLFTIHLIDANTDNLPKAHTCFNRIDIPPYESYEKLYEKLLTAVEETCGFAVE; this is translated from the exons ATACGTTGGGAAAACAGATTCCATAACCATCAGTGTATGGAACCATAAAAAAATCCATAAGAAACAGGGAGCTGGCTTCCTGGGGTGTGTCCGACTCCTCTCCAATGCCATCAGCAGGCTAAAAGATACTGGAT ACCAGCGTTTGGATCTATGCAAACTCAACCCCACAGACACCGATGCTGTCCGAGGCCAAATAGTGG tcAGTTTACAAACACGGGACAGAATAGGAACAGGAGGTTCTGTAGTAGACTGCAGAGGGCTTTTGGAGAATGAAGG AACGGTCTATGAAGATTccgggccggggcggccgcTGAGCTGCTTCATGGAGGAGCCGGCGCCGTACACGGACACGACGGGAgcagcgggaggaggcggcTGCCGCTTCCTGGAgtctcccagccaggagcagcggCTCCAGGCCCAGCGGCTCCGCACCCCCGAGGTCAGAGCTCACGTACAGACACCTCAGAACAGGCCCCACGGCCACCAGTCACCTGAGCTACCTGAAGGCTACG AGCAAAGAACAACGGTACAGGGACAGGTTTATTTTTTGCACACACAGACTGGAGTGAGCACGTGGCACGACCCAAGGATACCAAG AGACCTTAACAGTGTGAATTGTGATGAACTGGGACCTTTGCCTCCAGGTTGGGAAGTCAGAAGTACAGTTTCAGGAAGAATATATTTTGTAGATCATAACAACAGAACCACACAATTCACAGATCCACGACTACATCACATCATGAA ccATCAATGCCAGCTAAAAGAGCCCACCCAGCAACCTCTACCAGCTCCAAATGAGGGGTCATTGGAAGAGGGTGAGGAGTTGCCTGCACAGAGATATGAAAGAGATTTGGTACAAAAGTTGAAAGTTCTTAGACATGAGCTCTCTCTTCAGCAACCTCAGGCTGGTCACTGTCGCATTGAAGTATCCAGAGAGGAAATATTTGag GAATCCTATCGTCAGATAATGAAGATGAGGCCAAAGGACTTGAAAAAGAGGCTTATGGTGAAATTCCGAGGAGAGGAGGGCCTGGACTATGGAGGAGTAGCAAG agAGTGGTTGTATTTACTGTGCCATGAAATGTTGAATCCCTACTATGGACTCTTCCAGTACTCCACAGATAATATTTACATGCTGCAAATCAATCCAGACTCTTCTATCAATCCT gacCATTTGTCTTACTTCCATTTTGTTGGTCGGATAATGGGTTTGGCTGTGTTCCATGGACACTATATCAATGGGGGGTTCACAGTTCCCTTTTACAAACAGCTGCTGGGGAAGCCCATCCAGCTCTCCGATCTGGAATCTGTTGACCCAGAATTACACAAAAGTTTAGTCTGGATCTT AGAGAACGATATCACACCAGTCCTGGACCATACGTTCTGTGTGGAACACAACGCCTTTGGGAGGATTTTACAGCATGAACTCAAACCAAATGGCAGGAATATTCCAGTGACAGAAGAGAACAAGAAGGAATATGTCAG GTTGTATGTGAACTGGCGGTTCATGAGAGGAATAGAGGCACAGTTCCTGGCTCTGCAGAAAGGTTTTAATGAACTTATTCCTCAACATCTCCTTAAGCCTTTTGACCAGAAAGAACTTGAG CTGATCATAGGAGGCCTGGATAAGATAGACCTGAATGACTGGAAGTCCAACACACGCCTAAAGCACTGCATGGCTGACAGCAACATTGTCAAGTGGTTCTGGCAAGCAGTGGAAACGTTTGATGAAGAAAGAAGGGCAAGGCTGCTGCAGTTTGTGACGGGCTCGACGCGTGTCCCACTTCAAGGTTTCAAGGCTTTACAAG GCGCTGCAGGACCCAGACTGTTTACCATCCATTTAATAGATGCAAACACAGACAACCTTCCAAAAGCCCACACTTG CTTTAACCGGATCGACATTCCGCCTTATGAGTCATACGAGAAGCTTTATGAGAAGCTGTTGACAGCTGTAGAAGAGACGTGTGGGTTTGCTGTGGAATGA
- the SMURF1 gene encoding E3 ubiquitin-protein ligase SMURF1 isoform X2 — MSNPGTRRNGSSIKIRLTVLCAKNLAKKDFFRLPDPFAKIVVDGSGQCHSTDTVKNTLDPKWNQHYDLYVGKTDSITISVWNHKKIHKKQGAGFLGCVRLLSNAISRLKDTGYQRLDLCKLNPTDTDAVRGQIVVSLQTRDRIGTGGSVVDCRGLLENEGTVYEDSGPGRPLSCFMEEPAPYTDTTGAAGGGGCRFLESPSQEQRLQAQRLRTPEVRAHVQTPQNRPHGHQSPELPEGYEQRTTVQGQVYFLHTQTGVSTWHDPRIPRDLNSVNCDELGPLPPGWEVRSTVSGRIYFVDHNNRTTQFTDPRLHHIMNHQCQLKEPTQQPLPAPNEGSLEEGEELPAQRYERDLVQKLKVLRHELSLQQPQAGHCRIEVSREEIFEESYRQIMKMRPKDLKKRLMVKFRGEEGLDYGGVAREWLYLLCHEMLNPYYGLFQYSTDNIYMLQINPDSSINPDHLSYFHFVGRIMGLAVFHGHYINGGFTVPFYKQLLGKPIQLSDLESVDPELHKSLVWILENDITPVLDHTFCVEHNAFGRILQHELKPNGRNIPVTEENKKEYVRLYVNWRFMRGIEAQFLALQKGFNELIPQHLLKPFDQKELELIIGGLDKIDLNDWKSNTRLKHCMADSNIVKWFWQAVETFDEERRARLLQFVTGSTRVPLQGFKALQGSTGAAGPRLFTIHLIDANTDNLPKAHTCFNRIDIPPYESYEKLYEKLLTAVEETCGFAVE; from the exons ATACGTTGGGAAAACAGATTCCATAACCATCAGTGTATGGAACCATAAAAAAATCCATAAGAAACAGGGAGCTGGCTTCCTGGGGTGTGTCCGACTCCTCTCCAATGCCATCAGCAGGCTAAAAGATACTGGAT ACCAGCGTTTGGATCTATGCAAACTCAACCCCACAGACACCGATGCTGTCCGAGGCCAAATAGTGG tcAGTTTACAAACACGGGACAGAATAGGAACAGGAGGTTCTGTAGTAGACTGCAGAGGGCTTTTGGAGAATGAAGG AACGGTCTATGAAGATTccgggccggggcggccgcTGAGCTGCTTCATGGAGGAGCCGGCGCCGTACACGGACACGACGGGAgcagcgggaggaggcggcTGCCGCTTCCTGGAgtctcccagccaggagcagcggCTCCAGGCCCAGCGGCTCCGCACCCCCGAGGTCAGAGCTCACGTACAGACACCTCAGAACAGGCCCCACGGCCACCAGTCACCTGAGCTACCTGAAGGCTACG AGCAAAGAACAACGGTACAGGGACAGGTTTATTTTTTGCACACACAGACTGGAGTGAGCACGTGGCACGACCCAAGGATACCAAG AGACCTTAACAGTGTGAATTGTGATGAACTGGGACCTTTGCCTCCAGGTTGGGAAGTCAGAAGTACAGTTTCAGGAAGAATATATTTTGTAGATCATAACAACAGAACCACACAATTCACAGATCCACGACTACATCACATCATGAA ccATCAATGCCAGCTAAAAGAGCCCACCCAGCAACCTCTACCAGCTCCAAATGAGGGGTCATTGGAAGAGGGTGAGGAGTTGCCTGCACAGAGATATGAAAGAGATTTGGTACAAAAGTTGAAAGTTCTTAGACATGAGCTCTCTCTTCAGCAACCTCAGGCTGGTCACTGTCGCATTGAAGTATCCAGAGAGGAAATATTTGag GAATCCTATCGTCAGATAATGAAGATGAGGCCAAAGGACTTGAAAAAGAGGCTTATGGTGAAATTCCGAGGAGAGGAGGGCCTGGACTATGGAGGAGTAGCAAG agAGTGGTTGTATTTACTGTGCCATGAAATGTTGAATCCCTACTATGGACTCTTCCAGTACTCCACAGATAATATTTACATGCTGCAAATCAATCCAGACTCTTCTATCAATCCT gacCATTTGTCTTACTTCCATTTTGTTGGTCGGATAATGGGTTTGGCTGTGTTCCATGGACACTATATCAATGGGGGGTTCACAGTTCCCTTTTACAAACAGCTGCTGGGGAAGCCCATCCAGCTCTCCGATCTGGAATCTGTTGACCCAGAATTACACAAAAGTTTAGTCTGGATCTT AGAGAACGATATCACACCAGTCCTGGACCATACGTTCTGTGTGGAACACAACGCCTTTGGGAGGATTTTACAGCATGAACTCAAACCAAATGGCAGGAATATTCCAGTGACAGAAGAGAACAAGAAGGAATATGTCAG GTTGTATGTGAACTGGCGGTTCATGAGAGGAATAGAGGCACAGTTCCTGGCTCTGCAGAAAGGTTTTAATGAACTTATTCCTCAACATCTCCTTAAGCCTTTTGACCAGAAAGAACTTGAG CTGATCATAGGAGGCCTGGATAAGATAGACCTGAATGACTGGAAGTCCAACACACGCCTAAAGCACTGCATGGCTGACAGCAACATTGTCAAGTGGTTCTGGCAAGCAGTGGAAACGTTTGATGAAGAAAGAAGGGCAAGGCTGCTGCAGTTTGTGACGGGCTCGACGCGTGTCCCACTTCAAGGTTTCAAGGCTTTACAAG GTTCTACAGGCGCTGCAGGACCCAGACTGTTTACCATCCATTTAATAGATGCAAACACAGACAACCTTCCAAAAGCCCACACTTG CTTTAACCGGATCGACATTCCGCCTTATGAGTCATACGAGAAGCTTTATGAGAAGCTGTTGACAGCTGTAGAAGAGACGTGTGGGTTTGCTGTGGAATGA
- the SMURF1 gene encoding E3 ubiquitin-protein ligase SMURF1 isoform X4: MSNPGTRRNGSSIKIRLTVLCAKNLAKKDFFRLPDPFAKIVVDGSGQCHSTDTVKNTLDPKWNQHYDLYVGKTDSITISVWNHKKIHKKQGAGFLGCVRLLSNAISRLKDTGYQRLDLCKLNPTDTDAVRGQIVVSLQTRDRIGTGGSVVDCRGLLENEGFPIFRTVYEDSGPGRPLSCFMEEPAPYTDTTGAAGGGGCRFLESPSQEQRLQAQRLRTPEVRAHVQTPQNRPHGHQSPELPEGYEQRTTVQGQVYFLHTQTGVSTWHDPRIPRDLNSVNCDELGPLPPGWEVRSTVSGRIYFVDHNNRTTQFTDPRLHHIMNHQCQLKEPTQQPLPAPNEGSLEEGEELPAQRYERDLVQKLKVLRHELSLQQPQAGHCRIEVSREEIFEESYRQIMKMRPKDLKKRLMVKFRGEEGLDYGGVAREWLYLLCHEMLNPYYGLFQYSTDNIYMLQINPDSSINPDHLSYFHFVGRIMGLAVFHGHYINGGFTVPFYKQLLGKPIQLSDLESVDPELHKSLVWILENDITPVLDHTFCVEHNAFGRILQHELKPNGRNIPVTEENKKEYVRLYVNWRFMRGIEAQFLALQKGFNELIPQHLLKPFDQKELELIIGGLDKIDLNDWKSNTRLKHCMADSNIVKWFWQAVETFDEERRARLLQFVTGSTRVPLQGFKALQGSTGAAGPRLFTIHLIDANTDNLPKAHTCFNRIDIPPYESYEKLYEKLLTAVEETCGFAVE; encoded by the exons ATACGTTGGGAAAACAGATTCCATAACCATCAGTGTATGGAACCATAAAAAAATCCATAAGAAACAGGGAGCTGGCTTCCTGGGGTGTGTCCGACTCCTCTCCAATGCCATCAGCAGGCTAAAAGATACTGGAT ACCAGCGTTTGGATCTATGCAAACTCAACCCCACAGACACCGATGCTGTCCGAGGCCAAATAGTGG tcAGTTTACAAACACGGGACAGAATAGGAACAGGAGGTTCTGTAGTAGACTGCAGAGGGCTTTTGGAGAATGAAGG TTTCCCCATTTTCAGAACGGTCTATGAAGATTccgggccggggcggccgcTGAGCTGCTTCATGGAGGAGCCGGCGCCGTACACGGACACGACGGGAgcagcgggaggaggcggcTGCCGCTTCCTGGAgtctcccagccaggagcagcggCTCCAGGCCCAGCGGCTCCGCACCCCCGAGGTCAGAGCTCACGTACAGACACCTCAGAACAGGCCCCACGGCCACCAGTCACCTGAGCTACCTGAAGGCTACG AGCAAAGAACAACGGTACAGGGACAGGTTTATTTTTTGCACACACAGACTGGAGTGAGCACGTGGCACGACCCAAGGATACCAAG AGACCTTAACAGTGTGAATTGTGATGAACTGGGACCTTTGCCTCCAGGTTGGGAAGTCAGAAGTACAGTTTCAGGAAGAATATATTTTGTAGATCATAACAACAGAACCACACAATTCACAGATCCACGACTACATCACATCATGAA ccATCAATGCCAGCTAAAAGAGCCCACCCAGCAACCTCTACCAGCTCCAAATGAGGGGTCATTGGAAGAGGGTGAGGAGTTGCCTGCACAGAGATATGAAAGAGATTTGGTACAAAAGTTGAAAGTTCTTAGACATGAGCTCTCTCTTCAGCAACCTCAGGCTGGTCACTGTCGCATTGAAGTATCCAGAGAGGAAATATTTGag GAATCCTATCGTCAGATAATGAAGATGAGGCCAAAGGACTTGAAAAAGAGGCTTATGGTGAAATTCCGAGGAGAGGAGGGCCTGGACTATGGAGGAGTAGCAAG agAGTGGTTGTATTTACTGTGCCATGAAATGTTGAATCCCTACTATGGACTCTTCCAGTACTCCACAGATAATATTTACATGCTGCAAATCAATCCAGACTCTTCTATCAATCCT gacCATTTGTCTTACTTCCATTTTGTTGGTCGGATAATGGGTTTGGCTGTGTTCCATGGACACTATATCAATGGGGGGTTCACAGTTCCCTTTTACAAACAGCTGCTGGGGAAGCCCATCCAGCTCTCCGATCTGGAATCTGTTGACCCAGAATTACACAAAAGTTTAGTCTGGATCTT AGAGAACGATATCACACCAGTCCTGGACCATACGTTCTGTGTGGAACACAACGCCTTTGGGAGGATTTTACAGCATGAACTCAAACCAAATGGCAGGAATATTCCAGTGACAGAAGAGAACAAGAAGGAATATGTCAG GTTGTATGTGAACTGGCGGTTCATGAGAGGAATAGAGGCACAGTTCCTGGCTCTGCAGAAAGGTTTTAATGAACTTATTCCTCAACATCTCCTTAAGCCTTTTGACCAGAAAGAACTTGAG CTGATCATAGGAGGCCTGGATAAGATAGACCTGAATGACTGGAAGTCCAACACACGCCTAAAGCACTGCATGGCTGACAGCAACATTGTCAAGTGGTTCTGGCAAGCAGTGGAAACGTTTGATGAAGAAAGAAGGGCAAGGCTGCTGCAGTTTGTGACGGGCTCGACGCGTGTCCCACTTCAAGGTTTCAAGGCTTTACAAG GTTCTACAGGCGCTGCAGGACCCAGACTGTTTACCATCCATTTAATAGATGCAAACACAGACAACCTTCCAAAAGCCCACACTTG CTTTAACCGGATCGACATTCCGCCTTATGAGTCATACGAGAAGCTTTATGAGAAGCTGTTGACAGCTGTAGAAGAGACGTGTGGGTTTGCTGTGGAATGA